TCAAGATGACCTCCGGCCCGGTTCTGGCGCGGGCGGGGGATCTGGCGGCGATCCTGACCAATCTCGAGTCGCGCGACGTGCTGTTCATCGACGAGATCCACCGGATGAATCCGGCGGTAGAAGAGGTTCTCTATCCCGCGATGGAGGATTTCGAGCTGGATCTGATGATCGGCGAGGGCCCCGCGGCGCGGACGGTGCGGATCGAATTGCAGCCTTTCACACTGGTTGGCGCGACGACGCGGCTCGGGCTGCTGACAACGCCACTGCGCGACCGCTTTGGCATCCCGACGCGGCTGCAATTCTATACCGAGGACGAGTTGGACGAGATCGTCCGGCGGGGCGCACGGTTGATGGGCTATGAAGCCGACCCGGACGGCACGCGCGAGATTGCGCGCCGGGCGCGCGGCACGCCCCGGATTGCGGGGCGGCTGCTGCGGCGGGTGGCGGATTTCGCGCTTGTCGAGGGCGATGGGCGCATCTCTCGGGCGGTCGCGGATAACGCGCTGACCCGGCTTGGCGTCGACGATCTGGGGCTGGACGGCGCGGACCGGCGCTATCTGGGGCTGATCGCCGAGAATTACGGCGGCGGGCCAGTCGGGGTCGAGACGATCTCGGCGGCGCTGTCCGAAAGCCGCGATGCCATCGAAGAGGTGATCGAGCCCTATCTGCTGCAACAGGGGCTGATCGCGCGGACTCCGCGCGGGCGGATGCTGGCCGCGAAAGGCTGGCGGCATCTGGAGCTGGATGCGCCCCGCGCGCCCGCGCAGCAGCCCCTGTTCGAGGAGTGAGGCCGGACCGGAAAGCGCCGCGAACCCCGAGATGTATGGAGCGAACAAGATGGATATCGAAACGCGGATCCGCGACAGTTTCGGCAAGCAGACCATGATGCAAAGCCTCGGCGCCGAGATTGTCAGCGTCGAGAAGGGTCGCGTTGTGATCACATCTCCGATCCTGCCGACGGCTTTGCAGCAGCACGGGGCGGGTCACGCCGGGCTGGCCTTTTCCATTGGCGATTCCGCGGCGGGATATTCCGCGCTGACAGTAATGGAGGAGGGTGCCGAGGTGATGACGGTCGAGATGAAGATCAACCTCATGTCACCGTCCGTGGGTGAGCGCCTGATTGCAGAGGGGCGCGTCATCCGGCCTGGGCGGCGCGTCGTTGTCGTCGCCGCCGATGTCTTTGCCGAGCTGAAGGGTGCCCGCAAACATGTCGCCATGCTGCAGGGCACCATGATCCCGGTCTAGGCCTTTTCCAGCAACGACTCACCGCCCGAGATCGAGCATTCGCCCGGCGATTCTTCTGCCTGAAGCGTCTTGATCGTGCCGTCTTCGACCAGCATCGCATAGCGCTTGGACCGGCCGAACAACCCGGCTGGCGGGGCGTCGAAATTCATGCCCATCGCCTTGGTGAAGCTGCCATCCGCATCCGACAGGAAGGTCAGCCCCGCCTCTCCCGCGCCGGTATCCTTTTCCCATGCGCCCATCACGAAGGGATCGTTGACCGAAACGCAGACGATGCGGTCGACGCCCTTTTCTCAAAACTTGTCCGCCGTTCGCATGAAGCTGGGCACATGCTGGGTCGAACAGGTGCCGGTAAAGGCGCCGGGCAGCGCAAAGATCGCCACGCGGCCCTGTTGATATTCGCTGAGATCGACGTCCTGCGGACCATTATCGGTCATTTTCAGCAGCTTGCCCTCGGGCAGCTTGTCGCCTTCCTGAAGTGCCATCGGCTTATGCCTCCTGTATCTGTCACGCCGACAGTAACCGAACGCGACTGCGCGGCAAGGGTCAGTGTGATATGATGTCGTCGATGAACGCGTCTCCGAAACGGTCGAGGCGCGCTTCGTCCAACAGGCGCGACAGGGCCTCGCGACTGGCGGGGCGATTCTCGGCGATGCGGCGGAGCTGTCCGGTAGAACAGCTCAGCGGCTTTTCGGTGCCGTCCTCGCCCCGCACAAGCCGCATCTGGGTTTCGGCGAGCCGGTCAAACAGTGTCCCCGCCTCGCGTCCGGCAAGCGCACGGCGTTGCGGGTGCATGGGCGTGGCCTCGCCAGCGATGACTTCGAGAAAGGCGTCGCCATAGCTGTCCAGCTTCTTGGCCCCGACGCCGTTGATCCGCGCCATCTCGTCCAGTGTTTGCGGGCGGCGCTCGGCCATTTCCTGAAGCGTGCGGTCGGGGAAAATCACATAGGCCGGCACACGCTGCGCTTCGGCCAGGGCACGTCGCTTGGCCTTGAGCGCGGAAAACAGCGGCGCGTCCTCTTCTGCCACCTGCATTTTCGGCGTGAAGGCGGGCTTGGCGCGCTTGATGCTGTCCTCCCGCAGCGTCACCTCGGCCTCGCCGCGCAGGATCGGGTGGGCGGCATCGGTGATGTGCAGCGCGCCGTGGCGGGACGGATCGGGGCGGCACAGGTCGCGGCCCATCATCTGGCGGATGATCGCCTGCCATTGTGGGCGCGACCAGCCGGAGCCGACGCCGAAAGTGGGCAGCTTGCCATGTCCGCGCTCTCGGACCTTGTCGGTCTCGTTGCCGGTGAGCACATCGATCACGTGGCCAGCGCCGAACCACTCACCCGTGCGCAGCATGGCCGAAAGTGCCATCTGAACCGGCTTCGTCGCGTCGAACAGCTTTGGCGGCGTGTCGCAAAGATCGCAATTGCCGCAGGGCTCTGCCTCATCGCCGAAATAGCCGAGCAGCTTCACACGTCGGCACGAGGTCGCCTCGGCCAGCCCGAGCAGCGCGTTGAGACGGGCATGATCGGCTGTCTTGCGGTCATTCTCGGCCAGCCCTTCGTCGATCTGGGCACGGCGCATGCGGATGTCGTCGGGACCGAAAAGCGTCAGCGTCTCGGCGGGCGCGCCGTCGCGGCCTGCGCGTCCGATTTCCTGATAATAGGCCTCGATGGATTTGGGCAGATCGGCATGGGCGACCCAGCGAATATCGGGCTTGTCGATACCCATACCGAAAGCGACGGTGGCGGCGACGATCAACCCGTCCTCGCGCTGGAACCTTGCCTCGGCCTCGCGGCGCGCGTCAGGCTCCATCCCGCCGTGATAATGCAGCGCCGGGTGGCCCGCTGCGTTCAGCGCACTGGCCAGTGTTTCGGTCTTGGCGCGGCTTCCGCAATAGATGATGCCGGACTGGCCG
This genomic window from Paracoccus sediminicola contains:
- a CDS encoding PaaI family thioesterase, which gives rise to MDIETRIRDSFGKQTMMQSLGAEIVSVEKGRVVITSPILPTALQQHGAGHAGLAFSIGDSAAGYSALTVMEEGAEVMTVEMKINLMSPSVGERLIAEGRVIRPGRRVVVVAADVFAELKGARKHVAMLQGTMIPV
- the ruvB gene encoding Holliday junction branch migration DNA helicase RuvB, whose product is MDAPDPTLRPAPLPEDDSGRALRPQALSEFIGQAEARANLRVFIESARRRGEAMDHTLFHGPPGLGKTTLAQIMARELGVNFKMTSGPVLARAGDLAAILTNLESRDVLFIDEIHRMNPAVEEVLYPAMEDFELDLMIGEGPAARTVRIELQPFTLVGATTRLGLLTTPLRDRFGIPTRLQFYTEDELDEIVRRGARLMGYEADPDGTREIARRARGTPRIAGRLLRRVADFALVEGDGRISRAVADNALTRLGVDDLGLDGADRRYLGLIAENYGGGPVGVETISAALSESRDAIEEVIEPYLLQQGLIARTPRGRMLAAKGWRHLELDAPRAPAQQPLFEE
- the recQ gene encoding DNA helicase RecQ codes for the protein MKDGAEQHLREIWGFDGFRPGQEEIVEAVAAGQDVLAIMPTGGGKSLCYQLPALLRDGVTVVISPLIALMRDQVRGLREAGVAAGALTSGNTEAETDEVFSAIRDGALKMLYMAPERLASGGTLPLLRRAGVTAIAVDEAHCVSQWGHDFRPDYLRIGELKRALNVPLAAFTATADAETRAEIVSRLFAGAEPLSFLRGFDRPNIHLAFQPKEGPRRQIMDFVAARPGQSGIIYCGSRAKTETLASALNAAGHPALHYHGGMEPDARREAEARFQREDGLIVAATVAFGMGIDKPDIRWVAHADLPKSIEAYYQEIGRAGRDGAPAETLTLFGPDDIRMRRAQIDEGLAENDRKTADHARLNALLGLAEATSCRRVKLLGYFGDEAEPCGNCDLCDTPPKLFDATKPVQMALSAMLRTGEWFGAGHVIDVLTGNETDKVRERGHGKLPTFGVGSGWSRPQWQAIIRQMMGRDLCRPDPSRHGALHITDAAHPILRGEAEVTLREDSIKRAKPAFTPKMQVAEEDAPLFSALKAKRRALAEAQRVPAYVIFPDRTLQEMAERRPQTLDEMARINGVGAKKLDSYGDAFLEVIAGEATPMHPQRRALAGREAGTLFDRLAETQMRLVRGEDGTEKPLSCSTGQLRRIAENRPASREALSRLLDEARLDRFGDAFIDDIISH